The window cACATTTTATTCAATCTCTTTTAATGGCCCATTAGACGCTGGGAAAAGAGCATGGTTAATATTTTCTGGTATGACCCTAGCCACTTTCCTGGGTTCTTTAACCAAAGTCTTAGGGCACTGCATCTCAGACCAGCTAATGGGGACCATGCTGACACCTTGAGGGGAACCTTCTGCTGTTGCCATGACTACTCCAAGTTCGTTTTCAGCCGTAGACAGGTGATACCAATGAATCTCAGTCATTGGTAGCTATTATTAGATGTAAggatataatagttttaattttaaaacacaacaTTGGAAACTTccataccaaaaaaataattgaaaatcactcaccaaacaaataatttaagaataataataattacggtAAAGTCTTATCACACAaagacatatataaaatattgatgtcCTGAAATCCACATATAACTTAAGctacataatcataaattacaaattagtttGATGTTATCAATGCATTTTCCTGAACAACCAAATAAAGCATAATAAAAAAGGATACAACTCTAGCCAGAATTATGTCACCGGGTCTGTAACATTTATATGGGTCAATTCTGTCCTTATCCGTGGACTTGATGTCCTCCTTTTTCAATACTCCTCGATATGGCCTGACAAGTACCAGTGGCCCCACACACATGATGACACAATGCACCACTCGTGGATTCACTACTGTTACTTTAGCTGTTACAATGTCACCTGTTTTGGGCAGCACACTTGGAGTTCTTGGACTATCTACTGATATTACTTTCacctgaaaaagaaaaaatcatcattttcaAAACGGACacttgtgaaaaaaataaaatttacatgaatTTTGTATGtcaatttgaatatattatgcaGATACACATGTATAtagatttaatgttattttgtccTTCCCGAATCACTTGGCATTTAACAGTCTACCAAAAATAGCACGGCAAATCGTTTCTGCGACATGCGTACAAGTGTGTTGTCCCGACTCCTTATCCGAGACAAAGCCAGATGGAAGAAAAATCTTCTAAAGTTCATTACGAATATTTTAACCCCCGTctgtcataatataatgaacatAAAACTTCAATATAAGGTGAAATTTACGATATAAAGGGATCGTTACCTTGGTCTTCTCATCTTCCTCAGTTTTTAATATTCCAGCTAAAGTGGCATAAATATATCCTCGTAACTCGTATGTGCCCGGTCCAGCAACACATTCTTTACTCGCCAAGCTCAATCTCATACCAGGAATACATATTTGTccgatttctttaattttttcttctaAATTCATGTTGGCGTTTAAGGTTATGTTACACCAAATTTAGTAACACTTGATAAAAAGGCACTTTATGAAATGTATTTCACATTAAATTTAGCTAATGACACCgattaaatttcataaactcgaaattacaatgaatttttttatgataattttaaaagagtAGAGTTgttgataaacaaaaaatattttgtacccaCTGACAAGTGACAATCTGAACTGAATTCGTCTATTATGTGTTGAAAatgatagataatatttttcgttctaaaatgatttctttatattaataaaacatcgACTAAACTTGcaaaatgaacaaaaattacGATCTAAGGTTATAAATCCCTCAGCGATATTTCTATGCCGGGCTCAGAATGCCCGTGAGTTGTGCCATAGGTATGAACGTATTGTCGATAATATACACGTcatctacaatatatttaattataaataattgttttgatttttatagtaCAAACTTTGATTGAAAAATGTACTGCATGATAAAAACAGACTACgggtttttacaaaaaatattcaatcataatattttcttcccAGATTAGCAAgcaactgaaaaaaatcttaattaaggtggtagctcaaggtccaaaatttaatatgacgaaattttaaaggccgaaatatccatgattattaattatttttacgtttttctttcaactgcgagaactaatcactaactagacgtgaatttaaattctttacttgccaatacttgtttagttacccagattaaagccgaaacaaaatgtatgaaaattgaccttgagctaccaccttaagtattttattagcaTTGATCGTTGCGCTATAATCTTTGTTTGAATATGATTAAAAACCAGACGAATTATTACAAAGTGATCCATGATCTTACTTAGGAATCAAAAAAGATAACTTTTATGTCCA of the Manduca sexta isolate Smith_Timp_Sample1 chromosome 18, JHU_Msex_v1.0, whole genome shotgun sequence genome contains:
- the LOC115444257 gene encoding exosome complex component CSL4 is translated as MNLEEKIKEIGQICIPGMRLSLASKECVAGPGTYELRGYIYATLAGILKTEEDEKTKVKVISVDSPRTPSVLPKTGDIVTAKVTVVNPRVVHCVIMCVGPLVLVRPYRGVLKKEDIKSTDKDRIDPYKCYRPGDIILARVLPMTEIHWYHLSTAENELGVVMATAEGSPQGVSMVPISWSEMQCPKTLVKEPRKVARVIPENINHALFPASNGPLKEIE